A section of the Pectinophora gossypiella chromosome 11, ilPecGoss1.1, whole genome shotgun sequence genome encodes:
- the LOC126370998 gene encoding protein takeout-like produces MFRYYLVAALCIAFGVSYSHQWNMYIPCKKGDKECVMQSAKLAYSKLMPGIPALGVESSDPLYQPEISGGVSVFNYEFKDTIITGFANCDILEVNVNTDEPCFHIELMCTNMTLKGQYSIKGELLNANLHEAGTYDILCHKYKLGLRTKIVDVENDGKTYLQLNELKPYGNIEGKVIYKLTTLAGKMSTLQPIMNLNWKLVTNYLQDSVIGANMKLLAGHANKFLKSISVQELFLQQNPSRNNCDAF; encoded by the exons ATGTTTCGATATTATTTAGTGGCTGCACTTTGCATTGCATTTGGAGTTTCTTATAGCCATCAAT ggAACATGTATATACCATgtaagaaaggtgataaagagTGTGTTATGCAGTCGGCTAAGCTCGCTTACTCCAAGTTGATGCCTGGAATTCCTGCTCTTGGAGTGGAATCTTCTGACCCTCTTTACCAACCTGAAATCAGTGGTGGTGTGTCAGTTTTCAACTATGAATTTAAAGACACTATCATCACTGGTTTTGCGAATTGCGATATATTGGAAGTCAA TGTGAATACAGATGAGCCATGTTTCCATATAGAGTTGATGTGTACAAACATGACTTTAAAAGGACAATATTCAATAAAAGGCGAGCTTCTTAATGCTAATTTACACGAAGCGGGGACATACGATATCCTTTGCC ATAAATACAAGCTGGGACTTCGTACAAAGATTGTTGATGTCGAGAACGACGGAAAAACCTACTTGCAACTCAATGAACTCAAACCCTATGGAAATATTGAAGGCaaagttatttataaattgacaACGTTGGCTGGTAAAATGAGCACTTTGC agcccattatgaatttgaattggaaACTGGTGACTAATTATCTTCAAGATTCTGTGATTGGTGCTAACATGAAGCTGCTAGCAGGACATGCAAATAAATTTTTAAAGAGTATATCTGTACAAGAATTGTTTTTACAACAAAATCCTTCTCGAAACAATTGTGATGCATTTTGA
- the LOC126370974 gene encoding mitochondrial inner membrane protein OXA1L → MFKLLSRQGCRSAVKQILFCEKFEVRNAKIFYLYPSAAPVRFASTGGNDAGKLASLVDNIPEAPPVPDPSTLAQINETAQTLAANGEPTFASLGLGGWSPVGLVQNALEYLHVTLDVPWWGAIVIGTLVVRLAMFPLVIISQRNSAKLNNHLPEVQMLQLKMTQARQTGNQLEAARYAQEMMLFMKENGLNPLKNMIVPLAQAPLFISFFMGLRGMANCPVESMTYGGMWWFMDLTVPDQYFILPIITSATLWLTIEMGVDGGRLDAQNMQVMRYVLRAIPVIMVPFTINFPGAILCYWCSSNFISLIQVGFLKIPSVREYFKIPKLMTHTPDALPIKKKGFIEGAKDSWTNVKISKELAERQRIDELIFTKAGKGPLQKTYKYDPTKLTSVQAKPK, encoded by the coding sequence ATGTTCAAATTACTAAGTCGTCAGGGGTGCCGGAGTGCCGTTAAGCAGATCCTTTTCTGCGAGAAGTTTGAGGTTAGAAATGCTAAGATTTTCTACCTCTATCCATCAGCTGCTCCTGTAAGATTCGCTTCCACTGGTGGAAATGATGCAGGTAAGCTAGCTTCTTTGGTGGATAACATACCAGAAGCACCACCGGTTCCAGACCCCTCTACTTTAGCCCAGATAAATGAGACTGCTCAGACTTTGGCAGCTAATGGTGAACCTACATTTGCTAGCTTGGGACTCGGCGGCTGGAGTCCCGTCGGTCTCGTTCAGAATGCACTGGAGTACCTTCACGTAACCCTGGACGTACCCTGGTGGGGAGCAATTGTTATTGGTACATTGGTTGTAAGACTTGCCATGTTCCCACTTGTCATCATATCCCAGCGTAATTCAGCAAAACTGAACAACCACCTCCCTGAAGTGCAGATGTTACAGTTAAAGATGACACAAGCTAGACAGACAGGCAATCAGTTAGAAGCTGCCCGCTATGCTCAAGAAATGATGCTTTTCATGAAAGAGAATGGATTAAATCCTTTGAAAAACATGATTGTGCCTTTGGCTCAAGCTCCACTGTTCATTTCCTTTTTCATGGGTCTGAGAGGGATGGCAAACTGTCCAGTGGAAAGTATGACATATGGTGGAATGTGGTGGTTTATGGACCTCACTGTGCCTGATCAATATTTCATCCTTCCAATCATTACCAGTGCCACCCTGTGGTTGACAATAGAAATGGGAGTAGATGGGGGCCGTCTGGATGCTCAAAATATGCAAGTGATGAGGTACGTCCTCCGGGCCATTCCCGTCATCATGGTGCCATTCACAATCAACTTCCCCGGTGCCATCCTCTGTTACTGGTGCTCGAGCAACTTCATTTCCCTTATCCAAGTCGGATTTCTCAAAATACCTAGTGTTCGGGAGTACTTCAAGATTCCTAAATTGATGACGCACACACCTGATGCCTTACCCATAAAGAAGAAGGGTTTTATTGAAGGAGCAAAGGATTCCTGGACAAATGTGAAGATTTCCAAAGAGCTAGCCGAAAGACAGAGGATTGATGAGTTGATTTTCACAAAAGCAGGGAAGGGTCCCTTGCAGAAGACCTATAAGTATGACCCCACAAAATTGACAAGTGTACAAGCAAAACCAAAATAG
- the LOC126370965 gene encoding U3 small nucleolar RNA-associated protein 15 homolog — protein MAHISYPFKKTNKTLYQKPASILTEDSLYWKKLGLPYLVKEFGAIDYLDFSPVEPYYFAATCSVRVQIYDPITKVVAKNISKFVEAAYGATFRTDGRLLVAGSEEAVVKLFDVQSKNVLRVFTGHTGPVHRTFFTKDQVKVLSLSDDKSVCLWDIATEEKVATFSEHTDYVRAGAPSPISPDIILSGGYDHAVKLYDCRSNETVLTVNHGSPVESTLFLPSGGLFISAGGTEIKVWDIFNGGKLLANISQHHKTVTTLRLASNNSRLMSASLDRHVKIYDISSFKVVHNIDFPNAVLSMAISEHDDVLAVGMVDGVISIRKREQPSHHTGEKQGLFKFAPDHVEVGTTTVDTVVSKQKAVIEPECDKLLRKSEFSKALATVLKAVVATKHPEKTAAVIQEMLRRKILHIAMVGLDEQKIGALLKFFIKNLGETRFTRTVIDAANVFVDVFDAQVKLFSEQNLWLYKSLQKELREEIEVCKKVSELEGAISLLLAGAQVDTSSTLESNEPLIPSTKAQKEIVIDV, from the exons ATGGCTCATATATCTTATCCATtcaaaaaaactaacaaaacttTGTATCAAAAACCAGCATCTATACTTACAGAAGATTCACTGTATTGGAAGAAATTAGGG CTGCCGTACTTAGTGAAAGAGTTTGGTGCTATTGACTATTTAGATTTCAGTCCAGTTGAACCGTACTATTTTGCCGCAACATGCTCAGTGCGAGTGCAG ATTTATGATCCAATAACAAAAGTTGTTGCAAAGAATATTTCTAAATTTGTGGAAGCGGCTTATGGTGCTACTTTTAGAACCGATGGACGTTTACTGGTAGCTGGAAGTGAAGAAGCAGTGGTCAAATTATTTGATGTTCAGTCTAAGAATGTTCTTAGAGTGTTTACAGGACACACAGGACCA GTCCACAGAACATTCTTCACAAAAGACCAAGTTAAAGTTCTCAGTTTGTCAGATGACAAATCAGTTTGCCTCTGGGATATTGCAACAGAAGAAAAGGTCGCCACTTTCTCTGAACACACAGACTATGTGAGAGCAGGAGCACCAAGCCCCATATCCCCAGATATAATTCTTTCAGGAGGATATGACCATGCAGTAAAACTTTATGACTGTAGATCTAATGAAACTGTTTTAACAGTAAATCATGGCAGTCCAGTTGAATCAACACTGTTCTTACCTTCCGGAGGCTTGTTCATCAGTGCAGGAGGAACAGAAATCAAAGTCTGGGATATATTCAATGGAGGAAAGCTACTTGCCAACATTTCACAACATCATAAAACTGTAACAACACTCCGTCTTGCAAGCAACAATAGCAGGCTAATGTCAGCATCTTTAGACAGACATGTTAAAATTTACGACATATCTAGTTTCAAGGTTGTTCACAATATTGACTTCCCCAATGCAGTACTGAGCATGGCAATTTCAGAACATGATGATGTCTTGGCTGTCGGTATGGTGGATGGTGTTATTTCAATAAGAAAAAGAGAACAACCAAGTCATCACACTGGAGAAAAGCAAGGACTATTCAAATTTGCACCAGACCATGTTGAAGTTGGCACAACTACAGTAGATACAGTTGTATCAAAACAAAAAGCTGTAATAGAACCAGAATGTGATAAACTACTGAgaaaaagtgaatttagcaaagcATTGGCTACAGTGCTTAAAGCTGTTGTAGCAACAAAGCATCCAGAAAAAACGGCTGCTGTTATTCAAGAAATGTTACGCAGGAAAATTCTTCACATTGCAATGGTTGGATTGGATGAACAGAAAATAGGAGCATTactaaaattctttattaaaaatcttGGTGAAACTAGATTTACAAGAACAGTCATTGATGCTGCCAATGTCTTTGTAGATGTTTTTGATGCTcaagttaaattattttcagaacAAAACTTGTGGTTGTATAAGTCTTTGCAGAAAGAGTTAAGAGAAGAAATAGAAGTATGTAAGAAAGTCAGTGAACTTGAAGGAGCTATTAGTCTGTTACTAGCTGGAGCTCAAGTTGATACAAGTAGCACTTTAGAATCAAATGAACCTTTAATACCTTCAACTAAAGCGCAGAAGGAAATTGTTATTGAtgtatga